One window of Equus caballus isolate H_3958 breed thoroughbred chromosome 3, TB-T2T, whole genome shotgun sequence genomic DNA carries:
- the ANAPC4 gene encoding anaphase-promoting complex subunit 4 isoform X1, with protein sequence MLRFPTCFPSFRVVGEKQLPQEIIFLVWSPKRDLIALANTAGEVLLHRLASFHRVWSFPPNENTGKEVTCLAWRPDGKLLAFALADTKKIVLCDVEKPESLHSFSVEAPVSCMHWMEVTVESSVLTSFYNAEDESNLLLPKLPTLPKNYSNTSKIFSEENSDEIIKLLGDVRLNILVLGGGSGFIELYAYGMFKIARVTGIVGTCLALCLSSDLKSLSVVTEVSATGASEVSYFQLETNLLYSFLPEVTRMARKFTHISALLQYINLSLTCMCEAWEEILMQMDSRLTKFVQEKNTTTSVQDEFMHLLLWGKASAELQTLLMNQLTVKGLKKLGQSIESSYSSIQKLVISHLQSGSESLLYHLSELKGMASWKQKYEPLGLDAAGIEDAITAVGSFILKANELLQVIDSSMKNFKAFFRWLYVAMLRMTEDHVLPELNKMTQKDITFVAEFLTEHFNEAPDLYNRKGKYFNVEKVGQYLKDEDDDLVSPPNTEGNQWYDFLQNSSHLKESPLLFPYYPRKSLHFVKRRMENIIDQCLQKPADVIGKSMNQAICIPLYRDARSEESTRRLFKFPFLWNNKTLNLHYLLFTILEDSLYKMCILRRHTDISQSVSNGLVAIKFGSFTYATTEKVRRSTYSCLDAQFYDDETVTVVLKDTVGREGRDRLLVQLPLSLVYNSEDSTEYQFTGTYSARLDEQCSAIPTRTMHFEKHWRLLESMKAQYVAGNGFRKVSCVLSSNLRHVRVFEMDIDDEWELDESSDEEEEAGTKPVRIKEEALSESEAENQPAGAVLAPEIVIKVEKLDPELDS encoded by the exons GTTTTACTTCATCGACTTGCAAGTTTTCATCGAGTTTGGAGTTTTCCACCGAATGAAAATACAGGAAAGGAAGTGACGTGTCTGGCTTGGAGACCAGATGGCAAAC TTttggcctttgctcttgctgataccaaaaaaattgttttgtgtgATGTGGAAAAACCTGAAAGCTTGCACTCCTTTTCTGTGGAAGCTCCAGTTTCTTGTATGCATTGGATGGAAGTGACTGTGGAAAGCAG tgttctaaCATCCTTTTATAATGCCGAGGATGAATCAAATCTTCTCTTACCTAAATTACCTACATTGCCAAAAAA TTATAGCAACACCTCAAAAATATTTAG tGAAGAAAATTCTGATGAAATTATTAAGCTTTTGGGAGACGTCAG GCTTAATATTCTCGTCCTTGGAGGAGGCTCTGGATTTATTGAGCTTTATGCTTATGGAATGTTCAAAATTGCTCGAGTCACAGGG attgTTGGTACTTGTCTTGCATTGTGTTTATCAAGTGATTTGAAATCATTATCAGTGGTCACAGAGGTTTCTGCCACTGGTGCTTCAGAAGTTTCATACTTTCAG ctTGAAACCAATCTATTGTACTCTTTCCTACCTGAAGTAACTCGAATGGCCAGAAAGTTTACTCACATTTCGGCTCTTTTACAG TATATAAATTTATCACTGACATGTATGTGTGAAGCATGGGAAGAAATACTAATGCAGATGGATTCTCGTCTCACCAAGTTTGTGCAG GAAAAGAACACAACTACATCAGTGCAAGATGAGTTCATGCACTTGCTGTTGTGGGGCAAAGCAAG TGCTGAGCTTCAGACCCTCTTAATGAACCAGTTAACAGTGAAG GGCTTAAAAAAACTTGGCCAGTCTATAGAGTCATCGTATTCCAGTATACAAAAACTGGTTATAAGTCACTTACAGAG TGGCTCAGAGTCTTTATTATACCATTTGAGTGAACTGAAAGGAATGGCTTCATGGAAGCAAAAATATGAACCTCTTGGACTAGATGCTGCAGGAATTGAAG ATGCCATTACGGCTGTGGGTTCTTTCATACTCAAGGCAAATGAACTTCTTCA agTTATAGATAGTagtatgaaaaatttcaaagcattttttcgGTGGCTCTATGTGG caATGTTGAGAATGACAGAAGACCATGTGCTTCCCGAGCTGAATAAG ATGACTCAAAAAGATATCACATTTGTTGCTGAATTTCTTACTGAACATTTCAATGAG GCTCCAGACCTTTATAATCgaaaaggaaaatactttaaCGTTGAAAAAGTTGGTCAG TACTTaaaagatgaagatgatgatCTTGTGTCACCCCCTAACACAGAGGGAAACCAGTGGTATGACTTCCTTCAAAACAGCAGCCACCTTAAAG AAAGTCCTTTGCTGTTTCCTTATTATCCTCGAAAATCATTGCATTTTGTGAAAAGGCGGATGGAGAACATTATTGATCAGTGTTTGCAAAAGCCAGCA GATGTAATTGGAAAATCGATGAATCAAGCAAtctgtattccattgtatagagaTGCTAGAAG tgaggAATCTACACGTAGATTgttcaaatttccttttct gtggaataataaaactttaaatctACACTAtcttctttttactattttagaAGATTCACTTTATAAAATGTGCATCTTAAGGAGACATACTGATATTTCCCA ATCTGTAAGTAATGGACTAGTGGCTATTAAATTTGGGAGCTTCACATATGCCACAACCGAAAAAGTGAGAAGAAG CACCTACAGTTGTTTAGATGCACAGTTTTATGATGATGAAACTGTAACAGTAGTTCTTAAAGACACTGTAGGACGTGAAGGAAGAGATCGACTCTTGGTCCAGTTGCCATTGTCTTTAGTATATAACAGTGAAGATTCTACAGAATATCAGTTCACTGGGACTTACTCTGCAAG gctggatgagcagtgcagTGCTATTCCCACACGTACCATGCATTTTGAGAAGCATTGGAGATTACTGGAAAGTATGAAAGCACAGTATGTTGCTGGGAATGGTTTTCGGAAAGTGTCCTGTGTG TTAAGCTCAAATCTCCGTCATGTGAGAGTATTTGAAATGGACATAGATGATGAGTGGGAGCTCGATGAGTCTTCCgatgaagaggaggaggctggTACTAAGCCTGTGAGGATAAAGGAAGAGGCGCTGTCCGAATCAGAGGCAGAGAACCAGCCAGCTGGTGCTGTGTTAGCTCCGGAGATAGTCATTAAAGTGGAAAAACTTGACCCTGAGCTGGACTCCTAA
- the ANAPC4 gene encoding anaphase-promoting complex subunit 4 isoform X2, translating to MLRFPTCFPSFRVVGEKQLPQEIIFLVWSPKRDLIALANTAGEVLLHRLASFHRVWSFPPNENTGKEVTCLAWRPDGKLLAFALADTKKIVLCDVEKPESLHSFSVEAPVSCMHWMEVTVESSVLTSFYNAEDESNLLLPKLPTLPKNYSNTSKIFSEENSDEIIKLLGDVRLNILVLGGGSGFIELYAYGMFKIARVTGIVGTCLALCLSSDLKSLSVVTEVSATGASEVSYFQLETNLLYSFLPEVTRMARKFTHISALLQYINLSLTCMCEAWEEILMQMDSRLTKFVQEKNTTTSVQDEFMHLLLWGKASAELQTLLMNQLTVKGLKKLGQSIESSYSSIQKLVISHLQSGSESLLYHLSELKGMASWKQKYEPLGLDAAGIEDAITAVGSFILKANELLQVIDSSMKNFKAFFRWLYVAMLRMTEDHVLPELNKMTQKDITFVAEFLTEHFNEAPDLYNRKGKYFNVEKVGQYLKDEDDDLVSPPNTEGNQWYDFLQNSSHLKESPLLFPYYPRKSLHFVKRRMENIIDQCLQKPADVIGKSMNQAICIPLYRDARSEESTRRLFKFPFLWNNKTLNLHYLLFTILEDSLYKMCILRRHTDISQSVSNGLVAIKFGSFTYATTEKVRRSTYSCLDAQFYDDETVTVVLKDTVGREGRDRLLVQLPLSLVYNSEDSTEYQFTGTYSARLDEQCSAIPTRTMHFEKHWRLLESMKAQYVAGNGFRKVSCVV from the exons GTTTTACTTCATCGACTTGCAAGTTTTCATCGAGTTTGGAGTTTTCCACCGAATGAAAATACAGGAAAGGAAGTGACGTGTCTGGCTTGGAGACCAGATGGCAAAC TTttggcctttgctcttgctgataccaaaaaaattgttttgtgtgATGTGGAAAAACCTGAAAGCTTGCACTCCTTTTCTGTGGAAGCTCCAGTTTCTTGTATGCATTGGATGGAAGTGACTGTGGAAAGCAG tgttctaaCATCCTTTTATAATGCCGAGGATGAATCAAATCTTCTCTTACCTAAATTACCTACATTGCCAAAAAA TTATAGCAACACCTCAAAAATATTTAG tGAAGAAAATTCTGATGAAATTATTAAGCTTTTGGGAGACGTCAG GCTTAATATTCTCGTCCTTGGAGGAGGCTCTGGATTTATTGAGCTTTATGCTTATGGAATGTTCAAAATTGCTCGAGTCACAGGG attgTTGGTACTTGTCTTGCATTGTGTTTATCAAGTGATTTGAAATCATTATCAGTGGTCACAGAGGTTTCTGCCACTGGTGCTTCAGAAGTTTCATACTTTCAG ctTGAAACCAATCTATTGTACTCTTTCCTACCTGAAGTAACTCGAATGGCCAGAAAGTTTACTCACATTTCGGCTCTTTTACAG TATATAAATTTATCACTGACATGTATGTGTGAAGCATGGGAAGAAATACTAATGCAGATGGATTCTCGTCTCACCAAGTTTGTGCAG GAAAAGAACACAACTACATCAGTGCAAGATGAGTTCATGCACTTGCTGTTGTGGGGCAAAGCAAG TGCTGAGCTTCAGACCCTCTTAATGAACCAGTTAACAGTGAAG GGCTTAAAAAAACTTGGCCAGTCTATAGAGTCATCGTATTCCAGTATACAAAAACTGGTTATAAGTCACTTACAGAG TGGCTCAGAGTCTTTATTATACCATTTGAGTGAACTGAAAGGAATGGCTTCATGGAAGCAAAAATATGAACCTCTTGGACTAGATGCTGCAGGAATTGAAG ATGCCATTACGGCTGTGGGTTCTTTCATACTCAAGGCAAATGAACTTCTTCA agTTATAGATAGTagtatgaaaaatttcaaagcattttttcgGTGGCTCTATGTGG caATGTTGAGAATGACAGAAGACCATGTGCTTCCCGAGCTGAATAAG ATGACTCAAAAAGATATCACATTTGTTGCTGAATTTCTTACTGAACATTTCAATGAG GCTCCAGACCTTTATAATCgaaaaggaaaatactttaaCGTTGAAAAAGTTGGTCAG TACTTaaaagatgaagatgatgatCTTGTGTCACCCCCTAACACAGAGGGAAACCAGTGGTATGACTTCCTTCAAAACAGCAGCCACCTTAAAG AAAGTCCTTTGCTGTTTCCTTATTATCCTCGAAAATCATTGCATTTTGTGAAAAGGCGGATGGAGAACATTATTGATCAGTGTTTGCAAAAGCCAGCA GATGTAATTGGAAAATCGATGAATCAAGCAAtctgtattccattgtatagagaTGCTAGAAG tgaggAATCTACACGTAGATTgttcaaatttccttttct gtggaataataaaactttaaatctACACTAtcttctttttactattttagaAGATTCACTTTATAAAATGTGCATCTTAAGGAGACATACTGATATTTCCCA ATCTGTAAGTAATGGACTAGTGGCTATTAAATTTGGGAGCTTCACATATGCCACAACCGAAAAAGTGAGAAGAAG CACCTACAGTTGTTTAGATGCACAGTTTTATGATGATGAAACTGTAACAGTAGTTCTTAAAGACACTGTAGGACGTGAAGGAAGAGATCGACTCTTGGTCCAGTTGCCATTGTCTTTAGTATATAACAGTGAAGATTCTACAGAATATCAGTTCACTGGGACTTACTCTGCAAG gctggatgagcagtgcagTGCTATTCCCACACGTACCATGCATTTTGAGAAGCATTGGAGATTACTGGAAAGTATGAAAGCACAGTATGTTGCTGGGAATGGTTTTCGGAAAGTGTCCTGTGTG